One part of the Paenibacillus silvisoli genome encodes these proteins:
- a CDS encoding ABC transporter substrate-binding protein has translation MNNVKRQIGILSTAFLMSTLLLSGCGSSDDNGSAGNGANETAKSGNNGAASNAAANTPSNEAEEPKLEHVDLTYYFVNSPQADIATVESELNKLIEPKINATIHLKLVDWGAYDEKMKLVNASGESYDLAFTSTWTNNFYQNVANGTFAPLDELLDQYGSGTKDGVPDMFWKTVKVKGQTYGVPNFQQATAGYGYLIQKTIADKYSLDWKSVKSLKDLTPFLETVKANEKTLIPFGYSQTLDAFLLATPMFGFESLGDTKTPGWLYLNDGAKVVNQYETPEFKDYVHMMRDWYVKGYVRKDAPTLKENSADAKAGKNAMQIGQIDIDTPTFEAAGLHPGGRMSNANKDIQSYDLQFVKPLLTTDKAAATITAISANSPNKERAMMFINLLNTDPQIYNLITWGVEGKHYKKVADNRIETLKDGGYQTLSPWEFGNMTQTFFFEGDPQGAEVDGVGTKLWSDLNRNATPSSALGFVFDFTPVKSEKANCDAVIDELYYAIASGSVDPDKYLPQFIDRMKKAGADKIIAEKQKQLDEWRAANQ, from the coding sequence ATGAACAATGTAAAGAGACAGATTGGTATCCTATCCACGGCTTTTCTCATGTCTACCCTGCTTCTGTCAGGCTGCGGCTCTTCGGACGACAATGGCTCCGCCGGCAACGGCGCGAACGAGACTGCGAAGTCCGGCAATAACGGAGCCGCGAGTAATGCTGCGGCGAATACGCCGAGCAATGAGGCTGAAGAACCGAAGCTGGAGCATGTCGATCTCACGTATTATTTCGTGAACTCGCCTCAGGCGGACATCGCTACGGTCGAATCGGAGCTCAACAAGCTCATCGAGCCGAAGATCAACGCAACGATCCATTTGAAGCTGGTGGACTGGGGCGCGTACGACGAGAAAATGAAGCTCGTGAACGCATCCGGCGAATCGTATGACTTGGCGTTTACGTCGACTTGGACGAATAACTTTTACCAAAACGTAGCGAACGGCACGTTTGCGCCGCTCGATGAGCTGCTCGATCAATACGGTTCCGGCACGAAAGACGGCGTTCCGGACATGTTCTGGAAAACGGTGAAGGTCAAAGGACAAACCTATGGCGTACCGAACTTCCAGCAAGCGACGGCCGGCTACGGGTACCTGATCCAGAAGACCATTGCCGACAAGTACAGCTTGGACTGGAAGTCCGTTAAGAGTCTGAAGGACCTGACGCCATTCCTGGAAACGGTCAAAGCAAACGAGAAGACGCTTATTCCGTTTGGCTACAGCCAAACCCTGGACGCGTTTCTGCTCGCAACGCCAATGTTCGGCTTCGAATCGCTCGGCGATACGAAGACGCCTGGCTGGCTTTATCTGAACGATGGCGCAAAGGTCGTCAACCAATATGAGACGCCGGAATTCAAGGATTACGTCCACATGATGAGAGATTGGTACGTGAAGGGCTATGTGCGTAAAGATGCCCCGACGCTGAAAGAAAACTCGGCCGATGCCAAAGCCGGCAAGAACGCGATGCAAATCGGTCAAATCGATATCGACACGCCGACATTCGAAGCGGCGGGCTTGCATCCGGGCGGCCGTATGAGCAACGCCAACAAAGACATCCAGTCCTACGACCTGCAATTCGTGAAGCCGCTGCTGACGACGGATAAAGCCGCAGCGACGATTACGGCGATTTCCGCCAACTCGCCTAATAAAGAACGCGCCATGATGTTTATTAATCTTCTTAATACCGATCCGCAAATCTACAATTTGATTACTTGGGGCGTGGAAGGCAAGCACTACAAGAAAGTCGCGGACAACCGGATCGAAACGCTCAAGGATGGCGGCTATCAGACGCTGTCGCCGTGGGAGTTCGGCAACATGACCCAAACGTTCTTCTTCGAAGGCGATCCGCAAGGCGCTGAAGTAGACGGGGTCGGAACAAAGCTTTGGTCCGATTTGAACCGAAACGCTACGCCGTCCAGCGCGCTTGGCTTCGTATTCGACTTTACGCCGGTGAAGTCGGAGAAAGCGAATTGCGATGCCGTCATTGACGAGCTGTACTATGCCATCGCTTCAGGATCCGTTGACCCGGATAAATATTTGCCGCAATTCATCGATCGGATGAAAAAAGCCGGCGCGGATAAAATCATTGCCGAGAAACAGAAGCAATTGGATGAGTGGAGAGCGGCTAATCAATAA
- a CDS encoding Gfo/Idh/MocA family protein, with protein MRTIKAALIGAGQRGAGAYAPYALAHPEEIEFVAVAESDPERRELFRQEHRIPLECCYANWEELLAGPKLADALLICTQDNMHYEPALKALEEGYHVLLEKPMSPDPLECLIMGEYAERHNRVFSICHVLRYTDFFATIKKLVMDGRIGKLVSIQHTENVEHRHQAHSFVRGNWRNSETSSPMILAKSCHDMNILAWLVDAECTKVSSFGSLTHFRKENAPEGAPERCLDGCPVKHECPYYAPKMYLEREGAEDRIFRYIVSSGDTSDAGVLKALKEGPYGRCVYHCDNDVVDHQVVNLEFANEVTVAFTMSAFTFEGGRSVKLMGTLGQIRADMEKNVIEVTSFITREKETIRLDAGIEGHGGGDTGIMRDFVRLVQSDGNEKGLTGAGISVQSHLMAFAAEKSRLESRVVSLAEYKVELKSKLS; from the coding sequence ATGAGAACGATAAAAGCAGCCTTGATCGGAGCCGGACAACGGGGAGCGGGAGCCTACGCCCCGTACGCGCTCGCGCACCCGGAAGAAATCGAATTCGTAGCAGTTGCGGAGTCGGATCCGGAGCGGAGGGAGCTGTTCAGGCAAGAGCATCGCATTCCTCTTGAGTGTTGCTATGCCAACTGGGAGGAGCTGCTTGCCGGACCGAAGCTCGCGGATGCGCTGCTCATTTGTACCCAGGACAACATGCATTATGAACCTGCATTGAAGGCATTGGAGGAGGGGTACCATGTCCTGCTGGAGAAGCCGATGTCGCCGGATCCGCTGGAGTGCCTGATTATGGGCGAGTACGCGGAGCGCCACAACCGGGTATTCTCTATCTGCCATGTTCTTCGCTATACGGACTTTTTCGCCACGATCAAGAAGCTGGTAATGGACGGCAGAATCGGAAAGCTGGTTTCGATCCAGCATACGGAGAACGTAGAGCACAGACATCAGGCGCATAGCTTCGTCCGTGGAAATTGGAGAAACTCGGAAACCTCCAGTCCGATGATTCTGGCCAAGAGCTGCCACGACATGAACATTCTGGCATGGCTCGTGGACGCGGAATGCACCAAAGTATCTTCGTTCGGCTCTTTAACTCATTTCCGGAAAGAAAATGCTCCGGAAGGCGCGCCTGAACGCTGCTTGGACGGTTGTCCGGTCAAGCATGAATGCCCCTATTATGCGCCGAAGATGTATCTGGAACGAGAAGGCGCGGAAGATCGGATCTTCCGGTACATCGTCAGTTCCGGCGACACAAGCGATGCCGGCGTGCTTAAGGCGTTGAAGGAAGGGCCATACGGACGCTGCGTCTATCATTGCGATAACGACGTGGTGGATCATCAGGTCGTCAACCTGGAATTTGCGAACGAAGTAACCGTTGCGTTCACGATGAGCGCGTTTACGTTTGAAGGCGGCCGCTCGGTGAAGCTCATGGGAACGCTAGGGCAGATTAGAGCCGATATGGAGAAGAACGTCATCGAAGTGACGAGCTTCATAACGCGCGAGAAAGAGACGATTCGGCTAGACGCGGGGATAGAAGGGCATGGCGGCGGGGATACGGGCATCATGCGGGACTTCGTTCGTCTAGTTCAGAGCGACGGGAACGAGAAGGGACTAACGGGGGCAGGCATTTCGGTGCAAAGCCATTTGATGGCCTTCGCGGCGGAGAAGTCGCGACTCGAAAGCCGGGTCGTTTCATTGGCAGAGTATAAGGTTGAATTGAAAAGCAAGCTTTCATAA
- a CDS encoding carbohydrate ABC transporter permease: MKSKSNSNSIANIMLNTGFIVYSAICIIPLFVVLSISLSQEQSIFQTGYSIIPKALSLKAYEYILMGNSPILHAYLVTILVTILGTLLHLMISSMFAYTLSRNEVKYRNIVSFLVVFCLLFNGGLVPWYILLSKYLHMKDTFLVLIFPYLVSSVNVLIMRNFFKGIPDEIIESARIDGSGEFNSFVKLVVPLSTPVLATIALFVGVFYWNDWFTAAIFVENNKLYTLQFLLQSIMNNIAYLQGNALVEDVAANLPDESARMATCVLAVGPIIIAYPYLQRYFVKGLTLGAVKS; the protein is encoded by the coding sequence ATGAAATCGAAATCAAATTCGAATTCGATCGCTAACATCATGCTCAATACCGGGTTTATCGTCTATTCGGCGATCTGCATCATCCCGCTGTTCGTTGTTTTATCGATCTCGCTGTCGCAGGAGCAGTCGATATTTCAAACAGGCTATAGCATCATTCCGAAAGCGCTCAGCCTCAAAGCATACGAGTACATCCTGATGGGAAACTCGCCTATTCTTCATGCTTATTTGGTAACGATTCTAGTGACGATACTCGGAACGCTGCTGCACTTAATGATTTCGTCCATGTTTGCCTACACGCTTTCCAGGAATGAGGTTAAATACCGCAATATCGTTTCGTTTCTGGTCGTCTTCTGCCTGCTGTTTAACGGGGGACTGGTACCTTGGTACATTCTGTTGTCCAAGTATCTGCACATGAAGGATACGTTCCTCGTGCTCATCTTCCCGTACCTGGTGTCGTCGGTCAATGTGCTGATCATGCGCAATTTCTTTAAAGGGATTCCGGACGAAATCATCGAATCGGCGCGGATTGACGGGTCGGGCGAGTTCAACAGCTTCGTGAAGCTGGTCGTGCCGTTATCGACGCCGGTGCTGGCGACAATTGCCCTCTTCGTCGGCGTTTTCTACTGGAACGATTGGTTCACGGCCGCGATTTTCGTGGAGAACAACAAGTTGTACACGCTGCAGTTTCTGCTCCAATCGATCATGAACAACATCGCGTATTTGCAGGGCAATGCGCTGGTGGAGGACGTTGCGGCCAATTTGCCCGACGAGAGCGCGCGGATGGCGACCTGCGTATTGGCGGTAGGTCCGATAATAATCGCTTACCCTTATTTGCAGCGGTATTTTGTCAAAGGACTTACGTTAGGCGCCGTAAAATCGTAA
- a CDS encoding ABC transporter permease, whose amino-acid sequence MQGVKARRTIPVISELIRNKTFYLMMLPGLLFIIIMYYLPMIGIVIAFQQFNPFKGISGSEWIGFDNFKFLFQSDTILHVTFNTIVYNLVFLVTGIGLALIFAILINHIGNRLLAGAYKSILLLPYLLSWVVAEYLLFSFLSMDKGILNQLLHALGFDPIQWYSEPFYWRFILPAAYIWKNVGYFAVIFAAGIASISSEYYEAAELDGATKFQQAIRITIPMLTPITLTLVLLQAGKMFYGAFGDWGMFFNLPMESGVLYGATDVIDTYIYRSLKQMGDFGMSSAAGLYQSCVGFVLVLISNAIIRMYDRDSALF is encoded by the coding sequence CGTTCTACCTGATGATGCTGCCCGGTCTGCTGTTCATTATCATTATGTACTACTTGCCCATGATCGGCATCGTCATCGCATTTCAGCAATTCAATCCGTTTAAAGGGATCAGCGGGAGCGAATGGATCGGCTTCGACAATTTCAAGTTTCTGTTTCAATCGGACACCATCTTGCATGTGACCTTCAATACGATCGTTTACAATTTGGTGTTCCTTGTTACCGGCATCGGGCTGGCGCTCATCTTTGCCATCCTCATTAATCATATCGGCAACCGATTGCTCGCCGGTGCCTATAAGAGCATTCTGCTGCTGCCCTACTTGCTCTCTTGGGTTGTTGCCGAATATCTGCTCTTCTCCTTTCTCAGCATGGATAAAGGGATCTTGAACCAACTGCTGCACGCGCTCGGATTCGATCCGATTCAGTGGTACTCGGAGCCGTTCTATTGGCGGTTCATTCTGCCGGCCGCTTATATATGGAAAAACGTCGGCTACTTTGCGGTCATCTTCGCTGCCGGAATTGCGAGCATCTCCTCCGAGTATTATGAGGCTGCCGAGCTGGACGGGGCGACCAAATTTCAGCAGGCGATCAGGATTACGATTCCGATGCTGACGCCGATCACGCTGACGCTTGTTTTGCTGCAGGCCGGCAAAATGTTTTACGGGGCATTCGGCGACTGGGGCATGTTCTTCAATCTGCCTATGGAATCCGGCGTGCTCTATGGGGCAACGGATGTCATCGACACGTACATCTATCGGTCGCTCAAGCAAATGGGGGATTTCGGGATGTCGTCCGCGGCGGGCTTGTACCAGTCGTGCGTCGGGTTCGTGCTGGTATTGATATCGAACGCCATCATCCGCATGTACGACCGGGATAGCGCGTTATTTTAG